The DNA segment GTATCCAGAAACTCGGCGAGGTGCAGGACTTCGAGATCGAGGCCTCGCCGCCGCGCGCCGGTGCGCAGGTGCAGGATGCAGCCCGGATTGCCCGACACGATGGTGCGCGCCCCCGTCGCCTCGATCGCGTCGAGCTTTTCATCCAGGATCTGCAGCGACACCTCCGTGTCGGTGGCGCTGTAGAGGCCCGCGGCGCCGCAGCAGATCGTGGGGTTGGCCGTCTCCACCAGCGTCACGCCGGGGACCGCGCCGATCAGGTCGCGGGGCTGCTGCGATATGCCCTGGGCGTGCACCAGGTGGCAGGCGTCCTGGTAGATCACCTCGCGCTCGACCGCGGCCGAGCCTGCAGGTGCCTCGATTTCCGCTAGGAACTCCGAGAAGTCGCGCACCTTGGCGACAAACGCGCGCGCCCGCTCGCCGTAAGCGGGATCCCCGGCCAGCAGGTGGCCGTACTCCTTCAGGGTCGAGCCGCAGCCGGCGGAATTGACGACGATGGCGTCGAAGGCCTCCGCCTCGAAGGCGTCGATGTTGCGCCGGGCCAGATCGCGGGCGGTTTCGCGCGCGCCGCCGTGCACGTGGAGCGCGCCGCAGCACTGCTGGTGCTCGGGAATGTGGACGTCGCAGCCGGCGCGCGCCAGCACCCGCAGCGAGGCGCGGTGGGCCTCGGCGAGCGACAGCGACATGATGCAGCCGGTCAGGAAGGCCACCCGATGGCGGCGCTCGCCCTCCGCCGGCACGAAGCGCAGGTCGGCGGCCTGGAGGAACTCAGCGGACATCGGCGGCGACATCGCGTCGAGCCGCGCCAGCGGCGGCGCCAGGGCCTGCAACACCCGGCTGCGGCGCACCAGCCACTGCAGGCCGCTGCGCTGATACAGCCGCAAGCCTTGCCCCATCAGCCGCAGCGCGCGCGGTCGGGTGAAGACGTGGCGCAGCACCAGGTCGGCGACGCGCCGCGCCCGCGGCAACAGCCCGGCCTGCACCGTCTGTGCGCGCACGTCCTCGATGATCTCGCCGTACTTGACGCCCGAGGGACAAGCCGTCTCACAGGCGCGGCAATCCAGGCAGCGGAAGGTGTGCTTCAGAAAGGTCGGGCTGGTGAGGGACATGTGCCCGTCCGACACCGCTTTGGTGAGCTGAATCCGCCCGCGCGGCGAGTCCATTTCCAGCCGCAGCACGCGGTAGGTGGGGCACTCGTTGAGGCACAGACCGCAGTGCACGCAGGTGGCGATGGTGGCGGGGTCTGGCGCGTCGTGGGTGCTGAAGCCCACCTGCGGCGCGGCGACGCTCATGCGGCATCCGCCAGGAAGCGCCCAGGGTTGAGCGTGCGGTTGGGATCGAACGCGCGCCGCAACTCGCCGGCGAGCGCATGCGCGGCGTTGGACGGATCCACGCCCCAAACATCCAGGCGGCGCTTGACGCCGGGTGGCGCCGCCTCAACCACGACGGGAGCGTCGAACATCCGCGCGGCGCCGCGTAGATCGGAGACGGCGCGGCAAACCGCGTCGGTGTCGCCGCCCGTCCAGCGCACCCGCCCGACGCCGCTCACGGCGTGCGCCTCCGCGCGCCACTCCAGGCCGTGCTCGGCGGCAATCTCGGCCGCCGTCCCGAGAAGCGATGGAATCTGCGACGAGAGGGCGCTCATGCGGGATACCGTATACGGCTCGCCGGTTGGTGGCGGTTCCGCCACACGCACCGCGTCGCGCCAGAGGTCGCGCTGCGCGTCGCCCTCAAGCACGTGTGGGGCGGCGCCGTTGGAGGCGAGCGTCTCGTGCACCATCGCGAGTTGCGCGGCCACCCCGGCCTCCGCGCCGCCGAACCGCACCGCCAGCAGCCAGGGGCCGTCCGGCACGTCGGCTGACGCGACCAGTCGCCGGTCGATGAGATCGACCCCGGTGGGCGCGACCGGCAGGGCCACGATCGACCCAACCGCGCCCCCCGCGTCGAGCGCCGATGCGTAACCATAGACCGCCGTGCGCTCGTTGGCCGGCAGCGGCGCCACCTTCAGGTTTACGCGAGTAATCAGCCCCAGCGTGCCCAGCGCACCAATGTGACCCTTGTGCAGGTCATAGCCGGTCACGTTTTTGACCACCATGCCGCCGGATTTGGTGATGGCGCCGTCCGGCCCCGCCGTCTCCGCGCCGATCACCAGGTCGCGCAGCGAGCCCGAGGCCACCCGGCGCGGGCCCGACATGTTGGTGGCCATCAGGCCGCCCAATGTGGCGGATGCCGCGAATGGCGGGTCCAGCGGCAAGTGCTGGCCCTCCTCGCGCAGCCGAGCCTGCAGCGCGGCCAGCGTGACGCCGGCCTGGACGCCAAGGGTCAGGTCCGCCGGCGTGTAGTTCACGAGATCATTGAGCCCGGTCGTGTCGAGCACCACGTCGACGCGTTCGGGCACATTCCCTAGCCCCATCTGGGCGCCGGCCCCGCGCGGGACGACCGCGGCGCCCACCTCGTCGCACCGCGCCAGCACGGCCGCCGCTTCGTCCGGATGCGCGGGCTGGACGACCACGGACGGCTCAACCCCGTCGACGGCCAACGCCACGAGGTCGCCGGTGCGGATGCGGCTGGCCGGCACATCGCGCGCCAACGCGGCCGCTATCTCCTTGGCCGTAACGGCAGTCGGAGCTTCAGCTTCAAGTGCCATGATTGGCAGTATGGAGTGCGGTCAGGACCGGAACAACCGCCGAGACACGGCATGATCGTGGCGCGCACGCGGGCCGAGTTGGCGGCGGCGCGCGTCGGGCTCCCGGATCGCGTCGGCGCCGTGCTGACCATGGGCGGCCTGCACGACGGCCACAGCGCGCTGCTGCGGGCGGCGCGCCGGGAATGCGCCTCCGTCGTGGCCACGCTGTTCGTAAATCCCAGCCAGTTCGAGAGCGAGCACGACGCCGCCGCCTATCCGAGAGACGAGGCCGCCGACTTGCGCCGGTTCGCCGCCGAGGCCGTGGACGTGGCGTTTGTCCCGCCGGTCCACGAGATCTACGCGCCGGGGTCCGCCACCCAGGTCGGTGCGGGGCGCCTCGGCACCGTGCTCGAAGGCGCCAGCCGGCCCGGCCACTTCAACGGCGTCGCCACCGTGGTCGCCCTGCTGCTCGATCTCACGCGCCCCGCACGCTCCTATTTTGGACAGAAGGATTGGCAGCAAACGTGCGTAATTCGGCAGGTCGTGGATGGTCTTGCGCTGGACGTTGAGCTGCGCGTGGTCGGCACCGTGCGTGACGACGAGGGCCTGGCATTGGGCACGCGCAACGGGCGGCTGTCGGTCGAGGGGCGGCGCGCGGCCCTGGTGCTCCACCGTGCGTTAACGGCCGGCGCCCGGGCTTGGCGCGGCGGCGAGCGGGCGGCGGACCGCGTTGAGCGCACGATGCGGCGGGAGCTCGATACCGAACCGGGCGCCAGCGTCGATTACGCGGTGGCGCGCGATCCCCATACGCTCAACGCCCTCCATCCCAACGCCTCATCCGTCGCGCTGCTCGTGGCCGCCTGGGTGGAAGGGGTGCGTCTGATCGACAACCTCGTCCTCGGCGACGGCCTCGTGGATATCGACCCCGCGCCGCTGCTGGCCGACGCCGCGGCTGCGACCGGCGGCGGTCCGCCCCCGCCGTGACGGCCGGTAGCGACGCCCCGTCCGCGGCCACGGTTGGCACCGCGGGTCACGTCGATCATGGCAAGTCGACCCTGGTACACGCGCTGACCGGCATCGATCCGGACCGTCTCGCCGAAGAGAAGGCCCGCGGCATGACCATCGACCTGGGCTTCGCCTGGCTCACCCTGCCCAGCGGGCGTTCGGTGAGCCTGGTGGACGTTCCGGGTCACGAGCGATTCATTCACAACATGCTGGCCGGCGTGGGTGGGATCGACGCCTGTCTGTTCGTGGTCGCCGCCGACGAAGGCGTAATGCCGCAGACGCGCGAGCACCTCGACATCGTGACGCTGCTGGGCATTGAGCGCGGAGTGGTCGCGCTGGCGAAAACGGATTTGGTCGACGAGGAGTGGCTCGAGCTTGTCGAACAGGAGGTGCGCGAAACCCTGGCGGCCAGCTCGCTGTCCCAAGCGCCCGTCGTCCCTGTCTCCGCGCGCGACGGCCGCGGACTGGACGCGCTCCTGGATGCACTGGATGCGCTTCTGGCGCAGCCGCTGTCCCGACCGCAGGTCGGTGGACCGCGACTGCCGGTGGACCGGGCCTTCACCCAGCGGGGCTTCGGCACCGTGGTGACCGGCACGCTGAACGGCGGGCCGCTGGACGTGGGCGACACGGTCCACCTGTATCCGGGCGGCGCGCGGACGCGCGTACGCGGCTTGCAGACCCATCGCGCGGCCGAGGACCGCGCCTGGCCGGGGCGGCGCGTGGCGGTGAACCTCGGCGGCGTCACGCCCGCCGACGTCCCGCGCGGCACCGTGGTCGCCGCGCCGGGCGCCGTCACCGAGACGCGACGCCTGGACGCCACGCTGCGCCTGCTGCCGTCGGCGCCGCGCGCGTTGAAGCCGGGGGAGCGCGTGTCGTGGCACTCGGGCACTGCCGAGGTCGTGGCGGCGGTGCGCTATCTGGAGGCCGACCCCGTCCAGCCGGGTGGCGCCGGCTGGGTCCAGTGGCGGCTTGGCGAGGCGGTCGCCATCCGCAAGGGCGACCCCTATGTGATCCGACGACTCTCGCCGCCGATGACCATTGGTGGCGGCGAGACCGTGCGCGCGGCGGCCCGCCACGTGCCGCGCGGCGACCCTGCCGCGCTGGAAGCCCTCGAACGCGCTCGCCGCGCCCCGCCCGCCGAGCTTGTGGCCGCGGCGGTCGAGGCCGGCGGCCCGCTCACGCCGGCCGAGATCGCGCGCCGCACCGAGTTGAGCCTCGACCAGGTGACGGCACTGGTGGACGAAATTGAGCGCGCCGGCGGGTTGAGCGTCGTCGGCGGCTACGCGGCGCCGACCGCCGCCGTCGACGCGCTGCGCCGGCGCATTTCTGCCCTGCTATCGCCAAGCGCCACCGGCGGCCTGCCGCAGGCCGCGTTTCCCCGGCAGCTGGGAGCCCCGGCGCCCCTCGTCGCGGCGCTGCTCGAAGGCATGTCCGACGAGGGCCGGCTCGTCCTCAAGGAGGGACGAGTCTTGCCGCCAGGACAAGCGCCCGCGCCGCGCGGCCCCCAGGCCGACCGCCTGCTGGCCGCGCTGGATGAGGGCGGCTTCGCGCCGCCGGACCTGCTCGCGCTGGCGCGCTCCCACGGCGCCTCGAGCGCGCTCCTCGACGCCCTGGCGGTGGCGGGTGAACTCGTCCGCATCACGCCGACGTTCGGTCTCACCCCGGCGGGCTATTCGCGCTGGCGGCAGGCCGTTGGCGAGGCCTTTGCCGCAAGCGACCAGGTCACGGTGAAGCAGCTCCGCGACCAGTTGGGCACTAGCCGCAAGTACGTCCTGGCGTTCTTGGAGCACCTCGACGCCCGGGCCGTCACCCGCCGCGTCGGCGAAGCCCGCATCCTTCTCGACCGCAGCTGGCTGCCGGACTAGGACATTCGTACTCGCCCCCGTCATTCCGCGACGACGACGCTTGCACAGTCCCGTAGGGGCGGGTCTCAGACCCGCCCGAGGCCAAGCATCCGGCGCGCTACCAGGTCCGTCGCCCCCGGCTCAGGCCTCCGGAAGCGCGGCCACGCCCGGAAGCTCGCGGCCTTCGATGAGCTCGAGCGTCGCGCCGCCGCCCGTGCTCAGGTGGGCGAAGTCCTCCGCGCGACCTGACGCCTGAGCCGCCGCCACGGCGTCGCCGCCCGCCACCACCACCTCGGCGGGCAAGTGGGCCAAGAGCCGCGCCAGCCCCAGCGTGCCGGTAGCGAACGGCGCCAGCTCATACACGCCGACCGGACCGTTCCACAGCACCGTTCGCGCGCGGGCAAGCGCTTCGGCATAGGCCGCCAGCGACGCGGGGCCAATGTCCAGAATCATGGCGTCAGTCGGCACCGCGTCCAGCCCCACCGTGGCGGGGGCCGCGTCGTCGGCGGCCGCGTCGGCCACCACCGCGTCAACCGGAAGCACCAGCCGGCAGCCCACCGCGTCGGCTGCCGACCGAATGCGAGCGACGGCTTCGGCGGCGCTTTCCGCCCGCGACCGACCGATGCCGACGCCGTCCGCCGCCAGAAACGTGTTGGCCATCGCCCCGCCCAGGATCAGCAGGTCCGCCGTGGCCGCCAGCCGCTCGAGCAGCGTGATCTTGTCGCTGATCTTGGCGCCGCCCACGATGGCCGCGAACGGACGCGGCGGCCCCTGCACGATTGGGTCCAACGCGTGCAACTCGGCCAGCATCAGGTGTCCGGCGGCGGCGGGCAGCGCGTGGGCCAGCCCCGTCGTGCTGGCATGCGCCCGGTGCGCCGTGCCGAAGGCGTCGTTCACGTAGCAATCGGCCAGCCCCGCCAGCGCGCGCACGTGGTCCGGCTCGTTGGCCTCCTCGCCGGGATGGAAGCGCACGTTTTCGAGCAGCAGGACGTCTCCATCCACGAGCTCGCGCGTCAGCCGCTCGACCTCGGGGCCCATGCTGTCGGGGGCTACGGGAACCGAAGCGCCGAGGAACTCTCCCAGGCGCTCCGCGACCGGCGCCAGCGACAGCTCGGGACGTACGGCGCCCCGCGGCCGGCCGAGATGTGAGGCCAGCACCACGCGCGCGCCGCGGTCGCGCAGATCGCGAATGGTCGGCAGAGAGGCTTTGATGCGGGAGTCGTCGCGGATCGCGCTTCCGTCGAGTGGCACGTTGAGGTCGGCGCGGACGAAGACTCGCCGGCCGTTGACGTCAAGGTCCGCCAGTCCGCGCTTCATGCGGCGGACCGATCGGCGACGGACGCCACCAGGCGGAGGCGGCTAGACGGCGGCCGCCGCGGGCGTCCCGGCGGCGACCAGCGCCGCCGCATCGGCCACGCGGCAGGCATAGCCCCACTCGTTGTCGTACCACGCGGCGACTTTCACCAGGTCGTCGCCGATGGCCATGGTGCTCTCGGCCTCGACGATCGACGAGTGCGGATCGCCCCGCAGGTCCACCGACACCAGCGGCTCGTCGTTGATGGCCATGATGCCCTGCAGCCGCCCCGCGGCCGCCTCGCGCAGCGCGTCGTTGACCTCCGCCTCGCTCGCCGCGCGCTCCAGGTGCGCCACGAACTCCACGATCGACACCGTGGGCACGGGCACGCGATAGGCCGCGCCGTGCATGCGGCCCTCGAGCTCGGGAATCACCAGCCCGATGGCCTTGGCGGCGCCGGTTGAGGTCGGGACGATGCTCAGCGCCGCGGAACGGGCTTCGCGGATGTCGCCCGCCGGGCCGTCGACCAGCGCCTGGGACGCGGTGTAGGCGTGCACCGTGGACATCAGGCCCTTCCGTACGCCAAAGGCGCGGTGCAACGTGTCCAGCGGCGGCGCCAGACCGTTCGTCGTGCACGAGGCGTTGCTCACGACGTGATGCGCGGCGGGATCGTAGCGGTCGTGGTTCACCCCCATGACGAGGGTCAGGTCGGCCCCCGTGGCGGGCGCCGTGATCAGCACGCGGTCGGCTCCGGCGTCCAGGTGCAGCGCGGCGCGTGCCCGCTCGGTGCCGACGCCCGTGGCCTCGATTACGAGTTGCGCTCCCAGCTCGCCCCACGGCAGCCGGTCCCACTCCCGCTGCGAGGTGGTCGGTACGCGACATCCGTTGACCACCAGGTCCGTGCCGTCCACGGCCACCTCGCCTGGAAAGCGCCCATAGTTGCTGTCGTAGCGCAGCAGATGGGCCAGCGTCTCCAGGTCCACCAGCTCGTTGATGCCCACGACCTCGGCCTGCGGCTGACGCTCCAGCAGCGCGCGAAATGCTTGCCGGCCGATCCGCCCGAACCCGTTGATGGCAATGCGCACGTCGTGCCCTCCCGCGCAGCGCCCGATCGCGTGTCGAGTATAGGCCCGGCGGTGCGGCAGGCGCTCGGGCCGACGCACGTTCCACGGCCCCGCGTTGGCCCCGCGTAGAATTGCGCCCCAGGCACCCTTCAGCATCCAGGCCGCGCCGCATGTGCCGGGCGCGGCGGGCGGAGCCGCCATGTCAAGTGTCAATGCCGCGCCCCAGCCCGCGCCCCCGATACCTGAGGGTGTGCCGCGGCGCGACGCCGTGATGGCGCGCGCCTCGGGCGAGAACTTCCCC comes from the Chloroflexota bacterium genome and includes:
- a CDS encoding phosphoglycerate kinase, translating into MKRGLADLDVNGRRVFVRADLNVPLDGSAIRDDSRIKASLPTIRDLRDRGARVVLASHLGRPRGAVRPELSLAPVAERLGEFLGASVPVAPDSMGPEVERLTRELVDGDVLLLENVRFHPGEEANEPDHVRALAGLADCYVNDAFGTAHRAHASTTGLAHALPAAAGHLMLAELHALDPIVQGPPRPFAAIVGGAKISDKITLLERLAATADLLILGGAMANTFLAADGVGIGRSRAESAAEAVARIRSAADAVGCRLVLPVDAVVADAAADDAAPATVGLDAVPTDAMILDIGPASLAAYAEALARARTVLWNGPVGVYELAPFATGTLGLARLLAHLPAEVVVAGGDAVAAAQASGRAEDFAHLSTGGGATLELIEGRELPGVAALPEA
- the selB gene encoding selenocysteine-specific translation elongation factor; its protein translation is MTAGSDAPSAATVGTAGHVDHGKSTLVHALTGIDPDRLAEEKARGMTIDLGFAWLTLPSGRSVSLVDVPGHERFIHNMLAGVGGIDACLFVVAADEGVMPQTREHLDIVTLLGIERGVVALAKTDLVDEEWLELVEQEVRETLAASSLSQAPVVPVSARDGRGLDALLDALDALLAQPLSRPQVGGPRLPVDRAFTQRGFGTVVTGTLNGGPLDVGDTVHLYPGGARTRVRGLQTHRAAEDRAWPGRRVAVNLGGVTPADVPRGTVVAAPGAVTETRRLDATLRLLPSAPRALKPGERVSWHSGTAEVVAAVRYLEADPVQPGGAGWVQWRLGEAVAIRKGDPYVIRRLSPPMTIGGGETVRAAARHVPRGDPAALEALERARRAPPAELVAAAVEAGGPLTPAEIARRTELSLDQVTALVDEIERAGGLSVVGGYAAPTAAVDALRRRISALLSPSATGGLPQAAFPRQLGAPAPLVAALLEGMSDEGRLVLKEGRVLPPGQAPAPRGPQADRLLAALDEGGFAPPDLLALARSHGASSALLDALAVAGELVRITPTFGLTPAGYSRWRQAVGEAFAASDQVTVKQLRDQLGTSRKYVLAFLEHLDARAVTRRVGEARILLDRSWLPD
- a CDS encoding FAD-binding oxidoreductase, with amino-acid sequence MALEAEAPTAVTAKEIAAALARDVPASRIRTGDLVALAVDGVEPSVVVQPAHPDEAAAVLARCDEVGAAVVPRGAGAQMGLGNVPERVDVVLDTTGLNDLVNYTPADLTLGVQAGVTLAALQARLREEGQHLPLDPPFAASATLGGLMATNMSGPRRVASGSLRDLVIGAETAGPDGAITKSGGMVVKNVTGYDLHKGHIGALGTLGLITRVNLKVAPLPANERTAVYGYASALDAGGAVGSIVALPVAPTGVDLIDRRLVASADVPDGPWLLAVRFGGAEAGVAAQLAMVHETLASNGAAPHVLEGDAQRDLWRDAVRVAEPPPTGEPYTVSRMSALSSQIPSLLGTAAEIAAEHGLEWRAEAHAVSGVGRVRWTGGDTDAVCRAVSDLRGAARMFDAPVVVEAAPPGVKRRLDVWGVDPSNAAHALAGELRRAFDPNRTLNPGRFLADAA
- the panC gene encoding pantoate--beta-alanine ligase — translated: MIVARTRAELAAARVGLPDRVGAVLTMGGLHDGHSALLRAARRECASVVATLFVNPSQFESEHDAAAYPRDEAADLRRFAAEAVDVAFVPPVHEIYAPGSATQVGAGRLGTVLEGASRPGHFNGVATVVALLLDLTRPARSYFGQKDWQQTCVIRQVVDGLALDVELRVVGTVRDDEGLALGTRNGRLSVEGRRAALVLHRALTAGARAWRGGERAADRVERTMRRELDTEPGASVDYAVARDPHTLNALHPNASSVALLVAAWVEGVRLIDNLVLGDGLVDIDPAPLLADAAAATGGGPPPP
- the gap gene encoding type I glyceraldehyde-3-phosphate dehydrogenase, whose product is MRIAINGFGRIGRQAFRALLERQPQAEVVGINELVDLETLAHLLRYDSNYGRFPGEVAVDGTDLVVNGCRVPTTSQREWDRLPWGELGAQLVIEATGVGTERARAALHLDAGADRVLITAPATGADLTLVMGVNHDRYDPAAHHVVSNASCTTNGLAPPLDTLHRAFGVRKGLMSTVHAYTASQALVDGPAGDIREARSAALSIVPTSTGAAKAIGLVIPELEGRMHGAAYRVPVPTVSIVEFVAHLERAASEAEVNDALREAAAGRLQGIMAINDEPLVSVDLRGDPHSSIVEAESTMAIGDDLVKVAAWYDNEWGYACRVADAAALVAAGTPAAAAV
- a CDS encoding heterodisulfide reductase-related iron-sulfur binding cluster, whose protein sequence is MSVAAPQVGFSTHDAPDPATIATCVHCGLCLNECPTYRVLRLEMDSPRGRIQLTKAVSDGHMSLTSPTFLKHTFRCLDCRACETACPSGVKYGEIIEDVRAQTVQAGLLPRARRVADLVLRHVFTRPRALRLMGQGLRLYQRSGLQWLVRRSRVLQALAPPLARLDAMSPPMSAEFLQAADLRFVPAEGERRHRVAFLTGCIMSLSLAEAHRASLRVLARAGCDVHIPEHQQCCGALHVHGGARETARDLARRNIDAFEAEAFDAIVVNSAGCGSTLKEYGHLLAGDPAYGERARAFVAKVRDFSEFLAEIEAPAGSAAVEREVIYQDACHLVHAQGISQQPRDLIGAVPGVTLVETANPTICCGAAGLYSATDTEVSLQILDEKLDAIEATGARTIVSGNPGCILHLRTGARRRGLDLEVLHLAEFLDTAYATE